A genomic window from Planococcus rifietoensis includes:
- the hemL gene encoding glutamate-1-semialdehyde 2,1-aminomutase: MGYENSKQAFEEAKPLMPGGVNSPVRAFKSVNMDPIFMQSGSGATITDIDGNTYIDYVLSWGPLILGHAHPEVVKAIQEQATLGTSFGTPTTLENDMAKLVQERVPSIEMVRMVSSGTEATMSALRVARGYTGRNKILKFEGCYHGHGDSLLIKAGSGVATLGLPDSPGVPESVAKNTITVPYNDLESVRLAFQEFGDDLAAVIVEPVAGNMGVVPPAEGFLQELRNLTHENGTVLIFDEVMTGFRVGYNCAQGHYSVTPDMTCLGKVIGGGLPVGAFGGKREIMEQVAPSGSIYQAGTLSGNPLAMRAGFETLSRLNEASYETFVERGDQLEKGFREAAEKYNIPHTVNRAGSMIGFFFTNEEVTNFETASSSDLELFAEYYRLMAEEGIYLPPSQFEGMFLSTAHTPEHIERTVQAFHNVFAKLAK, from the coding sequence ATGGGATACGAAAACTCTAAACAAGCATTCGAAGAAGCGAAACCATTGATGCCAGGCGGCGTTAACAGCCCGGTGCGAGCCTTTAAATCGGTCAATATGGACCCGATTTTCATGCAATCCGGCAGCGGCGCGACCATTACGGACATCGACGGCAATACGTATATCGATTACGTCTTGTCTTGGGGCCCGCTGATTCTGGGCCATGCCCATCCTGAAGTGGTGAAAGCCATCCAGGAACAGGCAACACTTGGCACTTCATTTGGCACACCAACGACCCTTGAAAACGATATGGCAAAACTCGTCCAAGAGCGCGTGCCGTCAATTGAAATGGTCCGTATGGTATCATCCGGTACAGAAGCGACGATGAGCGCATTGCGCGTGGCACGTGGCTATACCGGACGCAACAAAATCTTGAAATTCGAAGGCTGCTACCACGGCCATGGCGATAGCTTGTTGATTAAAGCAGGATCTGGCGTTGCGACACTCGGCTTGCCGGATTCACCAGGCGTTCCTGAATCTGTGGCAAAAAACACGATCACGGTTCCTTATAACGATTTGGAAAGCGTGCGTTTAGCATTCCAGGAATTCGGCGATGACTTGGCGGCTGTGATCGTCGAGCCGGTTGCCGGCAATATGGGTGTCGTCCCGCCAGCTGAAGGATTCCTTCAAGAGCTGCGCAACTTGACGCATGAAAACGGCACCGTTTTGATCTTTGATGAAGTCATGACCGGCTTCCGCGTCGGCTATAATTGTGCCCAAGGCCATTACAGCGTCACGCCGGACATGACATGCCTTGGCAAAGTCATCGGCGGCGGGTTGCCTGTCGGCGCATTCGGCGGCAAACGCGAAATCATGGAACAAGTCGCACCAAGCGGCTCGATCTACCAGGCAGGCACACTGTCCGGAAACCCGCTCGCGATGCGTGCAGGCTTTGAGACATTGTCGCGTTTGAATGAAGCAAGCTACGAAACATTCGTCGAACGTGGTGACCAGCTCGAAAAAGGTTTCCGCGAAGCGGCTGAAAAATACAATATCCCGCATACGGTCAACCGTGCAGGCTCGATGATCGGCTTCTTCTTCACGAATGAGGAAGTGACGAACTTTGAAACAGCTTCGAGTTCCGATCTGGAGTTGTTTGCGGAGTACTATCGTTTGATGGCGGAAGAAGGCATTTATTTGCCACCATCCCAGTTTGAAGGCATGTTCCTTTCGACTGCCCATACACCTGAACATATCGAACGCACAGTGCAAGCATTCCATAATGTGTTTGCGAAACTAGCGAAATAA
- the hemA gene encoding glutamyl-tRNA reductase, whose amino-acid sequence MHTLVVGVNYRSAPVSIREKLSFIESELPQAMQALQQQKSILENVIVSTCNRTEIYAVVDQLHTGRFYVKQFLASYFDIPMEQFSQYLFLHEQDEAIDHLFRVTAGIDSMVLGETQILGQVKSSFLAGQEIGTTGTVFNQLFKQAVTLAKRAHSETAIGENAVSVSYAAVELGKKIFGSLKNKHVVILGAGKMGELAIKNLQGSGADRITVINRTFEKAEVLADKFGGMAKPLNQLQCALLEADILISSTGSTDFVIDLELMQFVEKLRKGKPLFMVDIAVPRDMDPRIGDLQNVFLYDIDDMQGIVEANLAERERAAKQIAGMIEQEAEQFNDWLGTLGVVPVISALREKALGIQAETMESIENKMPDLTDREKKILNKHTKSIINQLLKEPILQAKEMGTAKKSREQLELFMQIFGIEEEVEEQREKQALATRQKAERARLEKQQEALQGQENPGYTV is encoded by the coding sequence ATGCATACACTCGTAGTCGGGGTCAACTACCGTTCAGCGCCTGTATCGATCCGTGAGAAGCTGTCGTTCATCGAAAGCGAGCTTCCACAAGCGATGCAAGCCCTGCAACAACAAAAAAGCATATTGGAGAACGTCATCGTATCGACATGCAACCGGACGGAGATCTATGCCGTCGTGGACCAGCTGCATACCGGCCGTTTTTACGTGAAGCAATTTTTGGCTTCCTATTTCGACATTCCGATGGAGCAGTTCTCCCAGTATTTATTCCTTCATGAACAGGACGAAGCGATTGATCATTTGTTCCGTGTCACTGCCGGAATCGATTCGATGGTGCTTGGCGAGACGCAGATCCTCGGGCAAGTGAAATCGAGTTTCCTCGCAGGCCAAGAAATCGGCACGACGGGAACCGTGTTCAATCAATTGTTCAAGCAAGCGGTGACGCTGGCGAAACGTGCGCATAGCGAAACAGCGATTGGCGAGAACGCCGTATCGGTTTCCTACGCAGCGGTCGAGCTTGGCAAGAAGATCTTCGGTTCATTGAAGAACAAGCATGTCGTCATTCTCGGAGCAGGGAAGATGGGCGAACTCGCCATCAAGAACCTGCAAGGCAGCGGAGCAGACCGCATTACGGTCATCAACCGCACATTCGAGAAAGCGGAAGTGCTCGCTGATAAATTCGGCGGAATGGCAAAACCATTGAATCAATTACAATGTGCCTTATTGGAAGCGGACATCCTGATTTCGTCCACCGGGTCGACGGATTTCGTCATCGATCTTGAGTTGATGCAGTTTGTCGAAAAGCTGAGAAAAGGCAAGCCGTTGTTCATGGTCGATATCGCGGTACCGCGTGATATGGATCCGCGCATCGGCGATCTTCAAAACGTTTTCTTATATGACATTGATGATATGCAAGGCATCGTTGAAGCGAACCTCGCTGAACGTGAACGCGCGGCGAAACAAATCGCCGGCATGATCGAACAAGAAGCAGAGCAGTTCAACGACTGGCTTGGTACGCTCGGCGTCGTTCCGGTCATTTCTGCACTGCGTGAAAAAGCGCTTGGCATCCAAGCGGAAACGATGGAAAGCATCGAGAACAAAATGCCGGATTTGACGGATCGCGAGAAGAAGATCCTCAACAAGCACACGAAATCGATCATCAACCAGTTATTGAAAGAGCCGATTTTGCAGGCGAAGGAAATGGGCACGGCGAAGAAATCACGCGAACAGCTAGAGTTGTTCATGCAGATTTTCGGCATTGAAGAAGAAGTCGAAGAGCAGCGTGAAAAACAAGCGCTTGCGACGCGCCAAAAAGCGGAGCGTGCACGCCTTGAAAAACAGCAAGAAGCACTGCAAGGGCAAGAAAATCCAGGCTATACTGTATAA
- the hemB gene encoding porphobilinogen synthase, giving the protein MKDLKFDRHRRLRGSANLRAMVRETSIQKEDFIYPIFVVEGEDYKKEISSMPGVYHFSIDRLGEELDEVVELGIPSVILFGVPKDKDPVGSQAYHDHAITQEAIRFAKQRHPELVVIADTCLCQYTDHGHCGVIEDGVILNDESLDLLARTAVSQAKAGADIIAPSNMMDGFVAAIRYGLDEAGFSNIPIMSYGVKYASAYYGPFREAAHSTPQFGDRKTYQMDPANRMEALREASSDVNEGADFMIVKPALSYLDIIREVRDNFDIPIVAYNVSGEYAMVKAAAQNGWVDEEKIVLETLLSMKRAGADILMSYHAKDAVRWLEGK; this is encoded by the coding sequence ATGAAAGATTTGAAATTCGATCGCCACCGCCGCCTGCGCGGTTCAGCGAATCTTCGTGCAATGGTCCGTGAAACCTCCATCCAGAAAGAGGATTTCATTTATCCGATTTTCGTTGTGGAAGGCGAAGACTATAAAAAAGAAATCTCCTCAATGCCAGGCGTTTATCATTTTTCAATCGACCGCCTTGGCGAAGAATTGGATGAAGTGGTCGAACTCGGCATTCCGTCCGTCATTCTTTTCGGTGTTCCGAAAGATAAAGACCCGGTCGGCTCGCAAGCTTATCACGACCACGCGATCACACAAGAAGCGATTCGTTTTGCCAAACAGCGCCATCCAGAACTCGTTGTCATCGCCGATACGTGCTTATGCCAATACACTGACCATGGCCATTGCGGCGTTATCGAAGACGGCGTCATCTTGAATGACGAGTCGCTCGACTTGTTGGCGCGTACAGCGGTATCTCAAGCGAAAGCCGGAGCAGACATCATCGCGCCATCGAACATGATGGACGGATTTGTCGCGGCGATTCGCTACGGTCTCGACGAAGCCGGATTCTCAAATATTCCAATCATGTCATACGGCGTGAAATATGCTTCCGCTTATTACGGGCCATTCCGCGAAGCGGCGCATTCAACGCCTCAATTCGGCGACCGCAAAACCTACCAAATGGATCCGGCAAACCGCATGGAAGCACTTCGCGAAGCGTCATCCGATGTCAATGAAGGTGCCGATTTCATGATCGTCAAACCGGCATTGTCTTATCTTGATATCATCCGCGAAGTCCGCGATAACTTCGACATTCCGATTGTGGCTTATAATGTGTCCGGCGAATACGCAATGGTTAAAGCAGCCGCACAAAACGGCTGGGTCGATGAAGAGAAAATCGTCCTTGAAACTTTGCTCAGCATGAAACGTGCGGGCGCAGATATTCTGATGTCGTACCACGCAAAAGACGCGGTACGCTGGCTGGAGGGGAAATAA
- a CDS encoding AbrB family transcriptional regulator, translated as MKRFLVTLAIALGAGFLFSLTGLFLPWLLGPMAAFLILRQVTDMKFHWPKVFRTLGLLLLGVQIGAAFTQESVLLMATDLPYMFIMTIAVVAFSLVLGWLFQRMTRVTMSTALLGSMPGGLSQMVLISEEVKSANVTIVSVMQTFRILLIVFTVPLAAGLLSGRAPGDITETAFRFSPYAFGIALVFGYVLYWIMKRISFPARELMAPVLAMAVVQTLTGSDLIDLPGLVIIIAQVLIGTHLGLSMEKLGDSLDGRIAGAVLLNTVLLIVFSAGLAYGLELLLPEYLFLDFFLSAAPGGMAEMTITALEAGADVPLVTSFHLFRLFFILLVAAPLVSHYVKKLDAKSGY; from the coding sequence TTGAAACGTTTTCTTGTAACTTTAGCCATTGCGCTTGGCGCTGGCTTTTTGTTTAGCTTGACCGGCTTGTTCCTGCCTTGGCTGCTGGGTCCGATGGCGGCTTTTCTTATTTTGCGTCAAGTGACCGATATGAAGTTCCACTGGCCGAAAGTGTTCCGGACGCTCGGGCTATTGCTGCTCGGTGTTCAGATCGGCGCAGCTTTTACGCAGGAGTCGGTATTGTTGATGGCGACAGATCTGCCGTATATGTTCATCATGACGATCGCGGTCGTCGCGTTTTCCTTAGTGCTCGGATGGTTGTTCCAGCGTATGACGCGCGTCACGATGTCGACGGCGTTGCTCGGTTCAATGCCGGGCGGCTTGTCGCAGATGGTGCTAATTTCAGAAGAAGTGAAATCCGCTAATGTGACGATCGTGTCGGTCATGCAGACCTTCCGCATCCTGCTCATCGTCTTCACCGTGCCGCTCGCTGCAGGACTCTTGTCGGGACGAGCGCCGGGTGACATCACAGAGACGGCCTTCCGGTTCTCGCCGTATGCATTCGGCATCGCACTCGTCTTCGGTTACGTCTTGTACTGGATCATGAAGCGCATTTCTTTTCCAGCGCGCGAATTGATGGCGCCGGTTCTTGCGATGGCTGTCGTCCAGACCTTGACCGGCAGCGATTTAATCGATTTACCGGGACTCGTCATCATCATCGCGCAAGTGTTGATCGGAACGCATCTCGGCTTGTCGATGGAGAAGCTTGGCGATTCCTTGGATGGGCGGATTGCAGGGGCAGTATTGCTCAATACCGTATTGCTCATTGTGTTTTCAGCAGGTCTTGCCTACGGATTGGAACTGCTATTGCCGGAGTATCTATTCCTCGACTTTTTCTTGAGTGCAGCCCCGGGCGGCATGGCGGAGATGACGATTACCGCGCTCGAGGCGGGAGCCGATGTGCCGCTGGTGACGAGCTTCCATCTGTTCCGGCTGTTCTTTATCCTGCTCGTTGCGGCGCCGCTCGTGTCTCACTACGTGAAAAAGCTTGACGCTAAATCAGGCTATTGA
- a CDS encoding uroporphyrinogen-III synthase: protein MSSPKAMCKKKPVIIFTGSRLPKEAAELALQNGAQVEYFPLIETVLRNTDVPDFGRYGWLIFTSRNSAEAFCKLHPETNAKIAAVGDKTAEMLEEHGYTVDFIPSTFSADVFVQEFPDIAGKERCLFVRGALAKDTILSMPLAIDEWTVYDTVKKRSNAQALAEMSNVTIIFASPSAVSAYTDAGGNFKNIQTAAIGHITERAIKEAGGEVHFRPETYTYLEIIQTIAKGSCNL, encoded by the coding sequence GTGTCATCGCCGAAAGCAATGTGTAAGAAAAAACCGGTCATTATTTTCACCGGCAGCCGGCTGCCGAAAGAAGCGGCAGAGCTGGCACTGCAGAACGGGGCACAGGTGGAATATTTTCCGTTGATTGAAACGGTGCTTAGAAACACCGATGTGCCTGATTTCGGGCGCTATGGCTGGCTGATTTTCACGAGCCGCAATAGCGCCGAAGCTTTTTGCAAACTGCATCCCGAAACGAATGCGAAAATAGCGGCTGTCGGCGACAAGACCGCTGAAATGCTGGAAGAACACGGCTATACGGTCGACTTCATCCCATCAACGTTCAGTGCCGATGTCTTTGTCCAGGAATTTCCGGACATCGCCGGCAAGGAACGCTGTTTGTTTGTCCGGGGGGCGCTCGCCAAAGACACGATTTTGTCGATGCCTCTTGCGATCGATGAATGGACCGTCTACGACACCGTCAAAAAGCGCAGCAACGCGCAAGCGCTCGCAGAAATGTCCAATGTCACGATTATTTTCGCCAGCCCTTCAGCAGTTTCCGCTTACACGGATGCGGGCGGAAATTTCAAAAACATTCAGACTGCCGCGATTGGGCACATCACCGAACGAGCGATTAAAGAAGCGGGGGGCGAAGTTCATTTCCGCCCTGAAACTTATACGTATCTTGAAATCATCCAGACAATAGCGAAAGGAAGTTGCAACTTATGA
- the ccsA gene encoding cytochrome c biogenesis protein CcsA, whose amino-acid sequence MADITMARLHEAMVILYAISLVFYFVDYLYTTKKAIRIAMSLLGAVWLLQTVFLVLYIVETQRFPVLTLFEGIYFYAWLLVTLSLVLRIFYRFDFAVFLINIIGFIFMVIHTFAPVQIERSPVGEALVSELLFIHITFAILSYAAFSLSFVFSALHLLLYRLLKQKKWTKQWSSLPSLGQTEQGMTISILVGIPMLFVSLVLGFQWAVVSLEEFSILDVKIVGSFILLIVYSFILWRHRRGNLNGMNYAWAHLYAFLLLLINFFFGSRLSEFHFWY is encoded by the coding sequence ATGGCTGATATAACAATGGCAAGGCTGCATGAAGCTATGGTTATACTATATGCTATCAGCCTTGTCTTTTATTTTGTCGATTATTTATATACTACGAAAAAAGCCATCCGGATCGCCATGTCACTTCTTGGGGCCGTGTGGTTATTGCAGACCGTGTTCCTGGTGCTCTATATCGTAGAGACGCAGCGATTCCCGGTACTGACTTTGTTTGAAGGCATTTATTTTTATGCGTGGCTACTCGTTACGCTATCGCTCGTCTTGCGGATTTTTTACCGCTTCGACTTTGCGGTATTTTTGATCAATATCATCGGATTCATCTTTATGGTTATCCATACATTTGCGCCGGTCCAGATCGAACGGTCGCCGGTTGGGGAAGCTTTGGTGTCGGAGTTGTTGTTCATCCACATCACGTTCGCGATTCTGTCCTATGCGGCATTTTCACTGTCGTTTGTCTTTTCCGCGCTTCACTTACTGCTATACAGGCTGTTGAAGCAGAAGAAATGGACGAAGCAATGGAGCAGCTTGCCGTCACTCGGGCAGACCGAACAAGGCATGACCATTTCCATCCTGGTCGGGATTCCGATGCTGTTCGTCTCGCTCGTTCTCGGCTTCCAATGGGCAGTCGTATCGTTGGAGGAATTTTCCATTTTAGATGTAAAAATTGTGGGTTCGTTCATCCTGCTGATTGTCTATAGCTTTATTCTATGGCGTCACCGGCGAGGCAACTTGAATGGCATGAACTATGCCTGGGCTCATTTGTATGCGTTTTTGTTATTGCTGATTAATTTCTTTTTCGGCAGTCGTTTATCGGAATTTCATTTTTGGTATTAA
- the hemC gene encoding hydroxymethylbilane synthase, whose product MRKIIVGSRRSKLALTQTNQFIEKMKAAGAPFEFEIKEIVTKGDRILDVQLSKVGGKGLFVKEIEEALYAKEIDFAVHSMKDMPAVLPEGFVIGCIPDREDPRDAFIANDHVKLMDLPVGAVVGTSSLRRSSQLLLLRPDLDVQWIRGNIDTRLAKLHAGDFDAIILAAAGLKRMGWSDDIVTEFMNTEDCLPAIGQGALAIECREDDEELLVELAKVNDKETELAVTAERKFLKDMNGSCQVPIAGYATVSGDEISFTGLISAPEGDQVYKESAAGKDPIEAGRIVAEKISAQGGYDLIQRVIAESNV is encoded by the coding sequence TTGAGAAAAATCATTGTAGGGTCAAGAAGAAGCAAGCTTGCGTTGACGCAAACCAACCAATTCATCGAGAAAATGAAAGCGGCAGGTGCGCCGTTTGAATTCGAGATTAAGGAGATTGTCACTAAAGGCGACCGCATCCTGGATGTTCAATTGTCAAAAGTGGGGGGCAAAGGGCTTTTCGTTAAGGAAATCGAAGAGGCGCTATATGCCAAGGAAATCGATTTCGCCGTCCACAGCATGAAAGACATGCCAGCTGTACTTCCTGAAGGTTTTGTCATCGGTTGTATCCCGGACCGGGAAGACCCGCGTGACGCCTTTATTGCGAATGACCATGTGAAATTGATGGATTTGCCAGTCGGCGCTGTCGTCGGCACTAGCAGCTTGCGCCGGAGCTCGCAGTTACTTTTGCTGCGCCCGGACCTCGATGTCCAGTGGATCCGCGGGAATATCGATACACGCCTCGCGAAGCTCCATGCAGGGGATTTCGATGCCATCATCCTGGCAGCTGCTGGTTTGAAACGCATGGGCTGGAGCGATGACATCGTCACTGAATTCATGAATACAGAAGACTGCCTGCCAGCGATCGGCCAAGGCGCACTCGCCATTGAATGCCGTGAAGACGACGAAGAGCTTCTTGTGGAACTGGCGAAAGTGAACGATAAAGAAACTGAACTGGCCGTTACGGCGGAGCGTAAATTCCTGAAAGACATGAACGGCAGCTGCCAAGTGCCGATTGCAGGATACGCGACGGTTTCAGGTGATGAAATTTCCTTCACAGGATTGATTTCAGCTCCAGAAGGCGACCAAGTGTATAAAGAATCAGCGGCCGGCAAAGACCCGATTGAAGCAGGCCGTATCGTAGCTGAAAAAATCAGTGCACAAGGCGGATATGATTTGATCCAGCGTGTCATCGCCGAAAGCAATGTGTAA